In a genomic window of Gloeocapsopsis dulcis:
- a CDS encoding DUF2237 family protein has product MTGFYRNGVCETGPQDSGTHVVCAQVTEEFLTFTHSRGNDLSTPRPMFNFPGLKPGDRWCLCASRWKEAFDAGVAPPVLLSATHEAVLKFVSLQDLKHHALDLD; this is encoded by the coding sequence ATGACAGGATTTTATCGTAATGGGGTATGCGAAACAGGTCCGCAAGACAGTGGAACCCACGTTGTTTGCGCTCAAGTCACAGAGGAGTTTTTGACGTTTACTCATTCTAGAGGTAACGATCTCAGTACACCCAGACCAATGTTTAATTTTCCTGGACTTAAACCAGGCGATCGCTGGTGTCTTTGTGCCTCGCGTTGGAAAGAAGCGTTTGATGCTGGTGTTGCCCCTCCTGTGCTTTTATCTGCAACGCATGAAGCCGTCTTGAAGTTTGTTTCTCTACAAGACCTCAAACATCACGCCTTGGATCTCGACTAG